Genomic segment of Salvia hispanica cultivar TCC Black 2014 chromosome 2, UniMelb_Shisp_WGS_1.0, whole genome shotgun sequence:
GATGCAAAGGACCTTATATTGCCCACTTATTTTGCTCACACCGAATCCAAATTCCAACAAATGACCCGGGATGCAGTCCGCAGGGTAACAGAGCTCGGTATTATTTTGCTCACACCGAATCCAAATTCCAACAAATGACCCGGGATGCAGTCCGCAGGGTAACAGAGCTCGGTATATTCACGAGTGATCAGATTGCATATGTAAAGAGGAATACCTGTTGTTGATCGTGGGTAGAGAAGAAGCAATCCATTAGCAGTGGCTTCCATAAATCCTCTGTTTGGATGAGGGATATCAAAGTCCGTGAGCGAAATGTAGTGAAGATCATGGCTTTTCTGCAAATCGActtcgtcttcgtcttcaatTTCGTAAATCGCGCACTGAGTTGCGTCCCTCCCTTTCGGCGTCAGGAGAGCTAGGGCGGGAGGGGTTTTGATTTCGGATTTGTGGAACTCGTCGGAATCGATTAAGTTGAGCCATGGTTTGCAAACAGACTTGCTGACTGCGAGGCTTCGGATGGGCAGGCGTGAGAGGATGTTGGTGGTGATTTCTGATGGTAGATATTTGAAGAAATCACGCTCCATTAATAGACTCATCAATCACACTGAAgacgatgaagatgaagatggtAGAGAGGCGATTTGCCGATTTGGGGCTTTTCATAaccttttatatattctttttagttttaatttaatgtatttCAGATAAAGCAtttgtaaaatgaaatgagtacCCAACTTGGTTAATAGTTAACGACTTAGGTAATTTTGCTTTACCGGGATTGCGGACTAAAAATAATGCTAATTTTTTGTgataatttatattactaatttgatttttaatctaattacttttattattaaattaaaaaagagtaaacttaagtactactactaattttttatttgtcccaatcaagatgacatatttatatttttggagtctctccaattaatacaatCAACCATTTTCTTCTCactctaattaaatattcaactctctttttcactccatttaatacttacatccattgtttctctctccaattaaacaattaaacatattaaCCAACAATTCCTAAAATATCATGCCgattaagaaatgtgtcatcttagccggggggaaaatatatggaaaaagCACTCTACATTTTTAAACCTCTTCACATCTCCAAACAATTCGTAAATAGTTAAAGCTAAACTAAGCAATAGAGTACCTCGTATTTGTCCCATTCCCACGGGATGTGTCGCGATACTTTCTTAATGAAATGAAAGCAAATTATCTTATCAAAGGCTTCTGCAACACCACAATGTTTAGTTAGTAAAAGAAATctattgttttatgtttaatatttattttgtacgTGTATGATTAATGGTTCCATGGTTAGACAATAAACTCTTCAGTTATGCAAAAGTAATCAAATTTccccacatatatatatgctctcatgaatattttttcccttttaagTTGAATTCCCCATATATGCTCAGCCACAAGCACAGATATACAGCTGCGGATCCACCACTACTCGATGCACTCTTAATTTTAAGAggacatcattatttttaaattcggTAAAATGCAGAAAAATTCCGGTTTCGCTGCCCGGTTGGAACTAGGGCGCCAAAAGGGTAAAGGCAAGCGACGGGACGCCTAATAAACCCGAACATTCCGCTGCTGTAGACACACCATCACTACGACACTACCGCCTAATGCTGCTTACGCTTGATGGTTAACCGGGCAATGCTTGAAAGCACGACGCTCGACCTCAAAATGCTAAGCAAGCACACAATCGAGCATAATGCATCAAAAAATGGACAATGTTAGTTCGATGATTAAACGCTTGATCGAGCACAAGCATCTTGCATCAAGTAATAGTTCAATGCTCGATACTTAGttgtaaatttgaaattatttattcttatcGTTCGTATGCAAATAAGGAAAACGGAACATTAAAGCTTAAAGCTAATGATGTTCTATGAATGAGCTTTGCCGATCGCGTTACATTTACATACTCAATTAGGATGATGATACCATATGTCATGAAAAATTAAGTATGGATAAATACACATATGGAAGATTAGTTAACATGCTTGAAACGATCGGACCACCAAGATCTATAAGTAAACTAACAATtgacaaa
This window contains:
- the LOC125205852 gene encoding uncharacterized protein LOC125205852 isoform X4; amino-acid sequence: MSLLMERDFFKYLPSEITTNILSRLPIRSLAVSKSVCKPWLNLIDSDEFHKSEIKTPPALALLTPKGRDATQCAIYEIEDEDEVDLQKSHDLHYISLTDFDIPHPNRGFMEATANGLLLLYPRSTTATHLLLQQDKNLASLKMQQLQFITMLMP
- the LOC125205852 gene encoding putative F-box protein At5g36200 isoform X3, whose translation is MSLLMERDFFKYLPSEITTNILSRLPIRSLAVSKSVCKPWLNLIDSDEFHKSEIKTPPALALLTPKGRDATQCAIYEIEDEDEVDLQKSHDLHYISLTDFDIPHPNRGFMEATANGLLLLYPRSTTGCYLKNETSENGRRKWGRSLYLHPGGTTLVDIKLD
- the LOC125205852 gene encoding uncharacterized protein LOC125205852 isoform X2, with product MSLLMERDFFKYLPSEITTNILSRLPIRSLAVSKSVCKPWLNLIDSDEFHKSEIKTPPALALLTPKGRDATQCAIYEIEDEDEVDLQKSHDLHYISLTDFDIPHPNRGFMEATANGLLLLYPRSTTGFFAAAASIAFTYRRGGKNFPHISIPFHFFPLQLVF
- the LOC125205852 gene encoding uncharacterized protein LOC125205852 isoform X1, which translates into the protein MSLLMERDFFKYLPSEITTNILSRLPIRSLAVSKSVCKPWLNLIDSDEFHKSEIKTPPALALLTPKGRDATQCAIYEIEDEDEVDLQKSHDLHYISLTDFDIPHPNRGFMEATANGLLLLYPRSTTDMVKRCHVGLALSATHKNFRFFAAAASIAFTYRRGAFKHGIL